In the Brachyhypopomus gauderio isolate BG-103 chromosome 4, BGAUD_0.2, whole genome shotgun sequence genome, one interval contains:
- the LOC143511612 gene encoding uncharacterized protein LOC143511612, translated as MCVRNTHLFDHMVENTEMVVFQTGILHLGCCIVFFLPAYGDYIISLGKSSLPIIITATQGENVVLPCNESWDKTEDHSWRKNGSLLYNYSPHMNKTVMNYSSSRMHVDPQNPHKLQISNVQLSDAGHYECFPLRQRWILIIEVMESKPLPLKDMLLYTVPLVTGLVVCLIIFCTVWIHRESKASFGSERNMERSLHNVHPDVQTICVYTNAEI; from the exons ATGTgtgtcagaaacacacacttattTGATCATATGGTGGAAAACACTGAAATGGTGGTTTTTCAAACTGGGATTTTGCATCTGGGCTGCTGCATTGTCTTCTTTCTCCCAGCTTATGGAG ATTATATCATCTCACTTGGAAAATCAAGTTTACCCATCATCATTACTGCAACTCAGGGAGAAAATGTTGTTTTGCCCTGCAATGAAAGTTGGGATAAGACAGAAGATCATAGCTGGCGTAAAAACGGCAGTCTACTTTATAACTATAGCCCACATATGAACAAAACTGTGATGAACTACTCTTCAAGCAGGATGCACGTTGACCCCCAAAATCCACACAAACTACAGATATCTAATGTACAGCTTTCAGACGCAGGACATTATGAGTGTTTCCCATTAAGGCAACGATGGATATTGATCATAGAAG TGATGGAGAGCAAACCACTTCCACTGAAAGACATGCTACTCTACACAGTGCCCTTAGTTACAGGACTTGTAGTGTGTCTCATTATCTTCTGTACTGTGTGGATTCACAG GGAAAGCAAAGCGAGCTTTGGGTCAGAGAGAAACATG GAGAGATCCCTTCACAATGTTCATCCTGATGTACAAACTATCTGC GTCTATACAAATGCcgaaatatga